A window of Ananas comosus cultivar F153 linkage group 4, ASM154086v1, whole genome shotgun sequence contains these coding sequences:
- the LOC109708766 gene encoding protein disulfide-isomerase LQY1, chloroplastic, with the protein MLPSPPPPLSSSASRSSSSSSSSSIPSPPSKFIRNGVVVVVAFLLLNPLSSSSSSDRPLDTQTLIIAVAVLAAVSLSLFLGFKGDPLPCDRCAGNGGTKCVFCTDGKMKQETGLVDCRVCRGAGLILCKKCGGSGYSRRL; encoded by the exons ATgctcccctcccctcctcctcctctctcctcctcggCTTCAaggtcgtcgtcgtcctcaTCATCATCNTCTatcccctcccctccctccaAATTTATCCGCAatggcgtcgtcgtcgtcgtcgcctttCTCCTACTTAAccctctctcctcttcctcctcctcagaCCGACCCCTCGACACACAGACGCTCATCATCGCCGTCGCCGTCCTCGCCGCcgtctccctctccctcttcctcggCTTCAag GGGGATCCGCTGCCGTGCGACAGGTGCGCTGGaaatg GTGGGACAAAATGTGTTTTCTGTACTGATGGTAAAATGAAGCAAGAAACCGGATTAGTTGACTGTCGCGTCTGCAGAGGAGCTG GGCTGATACTCTGTAAGAAGTGTGGGGGTTCCGGCTACTCCAGGCGCTTGTGA
- the LOC109708606 gene encoding probable E3 ubiquitin-protein ligase BAH1-like 1 isoform X1 — MKFGETFTEYLHGEQERFLNKCSHVEYKRLKKVLKSCRVCRALENQSSSEHAEGEESNELSEFCRCNSCPLCDQMFFAELTREATEIAGCFSSRVRRLLHLHVSSGVQRCMWRLRHCFADDQQVMIQEGRMLLDYVTMNAIAISKILKKYDKIHGSVSGRDFKTKLRAKRIELLQSPWLIELGAFYLNFSDSDSGEPAEFFRKFSCDLNDTQPAMTMSISDSVKYEYSLTCAICLDTVFNPYALSCGHLFCKGCACSASSVLLFQGLKAAPRSAKCPVCRAVGVYNDAVQMTELDLLLRNRCNDYWKERLRAERAEMVKQSKEYWESQAILTMGL; from the exons ATGAAGTTTGGAGAGACTTTTACAGAGTACCTCCACGGAGAGCAGGAGAGGTTTCTGAACAAATGCTCGCACGTCGAGTACAAGAGGCTTAAAAAGGTCTTGAAGAGCTGCCGGGTTTGCCGTGCCTTAGAAAACCAAAGCAGCAGCGAGCATGCGGAGGGCGAAGAGAGCAATGAGTTATCCGAGTTCTGTCGATGCAATTCTTGTCCAT TGTGTGATCAGATGTTCTTTGCCGAGCTCACGAGAGAGGCCACAGAGATAGCTGGCTGTTTTAGCTCGAGAGTAAGGCGCCTCCTCCACCTTCATGTTTCTTCCGGCGTTCAACGATGCATGTGGCGTTTACGCCATTGTTTCGCAGATGATCAGCAAGTCATGATCCAGGAAGGACGGATGCTGCTCGATTATGTGACGATGAATGCAATAGCGATCAGTAAAATTCTTAAGAAGTATGACAAG ATACATGGCTCGGTCAGTGGGAGAGATTTCAAAACAAAATTGCGGGCTAAACGTATTGAACTCCTGCAGTCGCCTTGGCTGATAGAATTAGGTGCATTTTACTTGAATTTCAGTGATTCAGATTCAGGAGAACCTGCTGAATTCTTCCGGAAGTTCTCTTGTGATCTTAATGATACCCAGCCTGCAATGACTATGTCTATTTCCGACTCTGTGAAGTACGAATACAGCTTGACTTGTGCTATCTGCTTG GATACCGTGTTTAATCCGTATGCATTAAGTTGCGGTCATCTCTTCTGTAAAGGCTGCGCCTGCTCTGCATCTTCCGTGTTACTCTTCCAAGGCCTCAAAGCTGCGCCTCGCAGCGCCAAGTGTCCTGTTTGTAGAGCG GTTGGTGTTTACAATGATGCAGTGCAAATGACAGAACTGGATCTACTACTAAGAAATAG ATGCAATGATTACTGGAAAGAGAGATTGCGAGCCGAGCGAGCCGAGATGGTGAAGCAATCCAAAGAGTACTGGGAATCTCAGGCTATTTTGACAATGGGGCTCTGA
- the LOC109708606 gene encoding probable E3 ubiquitin-protein ligase BAH1-like 1 isoform X2, producing MKFGETFTEYLHGEQERFLNKCSHVEYKRLKKVLKSCRVCRALENQSSSEHAEGEESNELSEFCRCNSCPLCDQMFFAELTREATEIAGCFSSRVRRLLHLHVSSGVQRCMWRLRHCFADDQQVMIQEGRMLLDYVTMNAIAISKILKKYDKIHGSVSGRDFKTKLRAKRIELLQSPWLIELGAFYLNFSDSDSGEPAEFFRKFSCDLNDTQPAMTMSISDSVKYEYSLTCAICLAAPALHLPCYSSKASKLRLAAPSVLFVERLVFTMMQCK from the exons ATGAAGTTTGGAGAGACTTTTACAGAGTACCTCCACGGAGAGCAGGAGAGGTTTCTGAACAAATGCTCGCACGTCGAGTACAAGAGGCTTAAAAAGGTCTTGAAGAGCTGCCGGGTTTGCCGTGCCTTAGAAAACCAAAGCAGCAGCGAGCATGCGGAGGGCGAAGAGAGCAATGAGTTATCCGAGTTCTGTCGATGCAATTCTTGTCCAT TGTGTGATCAGATGTTCTTTGCCGAGCTCACGAGAGAGGCCACAGAGATAGCTGGCTGTTTTAGCTCGAGAGTAAGGCGCCTCCTCCACCTTCATGTTTCTTCCGGCGTTCAACGATGCATGTGGCGTTTACGCCATTGTTTCGCAGATGATCAGCAAGTCATGATCCAGGAAGGACGGATGCTGCTCGATTATGTGACGATGAATGCAATAGCGATCAGTAAAATTCTTAAGAAGTATGACAAG ATACATGGCTCGGTCAGTGGGAGAGATTTCAAAACAAAATTGCGGGCTAAACGTATTGAACTCCTGCAGTCGCCTTGGCTGATAGAATTAGGTGCATTTTACTTGAATTTCAGTGATTCAGATTCAGGAGAACCTGCTGAATTCTTCCGGAAGTTCTCTTGTGATCTTAATGATACCCAGCCTGCAATGACTATGTCTATTTCCGACTCTGTGAAGTACGAATACAGCTTGACTTGTGCTATCTGCTTG GCTGCGCCTGCTCTGCATCTTCCGTGTTACTCTTCCAAGGCCTCAAAGCTGCGCCTCGCAGCGCCAAGTGTCCTGTTTGTAGAGCG GTTGGTGTTTACAATGATGCAGTGCAAATGA
- the LOC109709614 gene encoding probable glutamate carboxypeptidase 2 isoform X1, producing the protein MALPLPPKPNSRLSSLLLPLLALLCLFLLYHSTRHSPFLSRNTPPLSQTTPAALFLSLSSAAAGGGAAAANATIAGDLRALTLRPHLAGTPAAAAPAAFVLSRLRAAGLRTLTREYSPLLSYPSAAAAAELSLLSPNGSLLAALSAAEPADPAARLVRPYHAYAPSGAAAAPAVYVNRGREEDFRALERIGVRVEGCVAIARRGGGNRGGVVARAAERGAAAVLIAGDPGGGVERGAVLLGGVGDPLTPGWGAAAAAERLGPEADEVRRRFPRIPSMPVAAATAAEILRTLGGPPPPPEWATEGLGFDIAGVGPGPNLVNFTYQEDRKLAIIQNVFGLIRGREEPDRYIIIGNHRDAWTYGAVDPNSGTAVLLDIARRFGILLRSGWRPRRTIILCSWDAEEFGMIGSTEWVEENLGNLHSKAVVYLNVDCAVQGPGFFAGATPQLDKLLIDVTKKVKDPDLGDGTVYHTWERTDGGINIERLARADSDFSAFLHYAGIPSADFYYGKEFPGYHTALDSYSWMENQGDPMFHRHVAVAEILGLLTLRLADDPVLPFDYVSYAAQLQEHANALSTLLDDGPSLEPIYSAIQEFSHAANEALKEGEKLQLQEKGENFSILWRRAFNDRLMLVERSFLEAEGLKGRWWFKHLLYSPPEDYESQLSFFPGIADAISRAANQSDMERQRIIQHEIWRVARAIQRAASALKGELF; encoded by the exons ATGGCCCTCCCCCTCCCACCCAAACCAAACTCTCGTCTCTcgtctctcctcctccccctcctcgccctcctctGCCTCTTCCTCCTCTACCACTCTACACGTCACTCCCCTTTCCTTTCCCGTAATACCCCTCCCCTTTCCCAAACTACCCCCGCCGCcctattcctctctctctcctccgccgccgccggaggaggGGCCGCCGCGGCGAACGCCACCATCGCCGGCGATCTCCGCGCCCTCACCCTCCGCCCCCACCTCGCCGGaacccccgccgccgccgcccccgccgcgtTCGTCCTCTCCCGCCTCCGCGCCGCGGGGCTCCGAACCCTAACCCGGGAGTACTCCCCGCTCCTCTCTTACCCCTCCGCAGCCGCCGCGGCGGAGCTCTCCCTCCTCAGCCCCAACGGCTCCCTCCTCGCCGCGCTCTCCGCCGCCGAGCCCGCCGACCCCGCGGCGCGCCTCGTGCGGCCCTACCATGCCTACGCCccctccggcgccgccgcggccccCGCGGTCTACGTGAACCGCGGCCGCGAGGAGGATTTCCGGGCGCTGGAGCGGATCGGGGTGCGCGTCGAGGGCTGCGTGGCGATCGCGCGCCGCGGCGGGGGGAACCGCGGCGGCGTGGtggcgagggcggcggagaggggggcggcggcggtgctcaTCGCCGGAGACCCCGGGGGAGGGGTGGAGAGGGGGGCGGTGTTGCTCGGCGGCGTCGGGGATCCGCTCACCCCCGGGtggggcgccgccgccgcagccgagaGGCTGGGGCCGGAGGCGGACGAGGTGAGGCGGCGGTTCCCTAGGATTCCGTCCATGCCGGTGGCCGCCGCCACAGCAGCGGAGATCCTGAGGACGCTCGGTGGGCCGCCGCCCCCTCCGGAGTGGGCTACGGAGGGCCTCGGGTTCGACATCGCCGGGGTGGGGCCTGGGCCCAATTTGGTCAACTTCACCTATCAG GAAGACAGAAAATTGGCAATAATACAAAATGTCTTCGGTCTCATAAGAGGACGAGAAGAGCCCGACCGTTACATCATCATTGGTAATCATAGAGATGCATGGACGTATGGTGCAGTCGATCCCAATAGTGGAACGGCCGTCCTTCTTGATATTGCTCGACGTTTTGGTATATTATTGCGATCAGGTTGGAGACCTCGAAGGACCATCATTTTATGTAGCTGGGATGCAGAGGAGTTTGGAATG ATAGGATCTACAGAGTGGGTTGAGGAGAACCTTGGAAATTTGCATTCCAAAGCTGTGGTTTATCTGAATGTTGATTGTGCCGTACAAGGGCCTGGATTTTTCGCTGGTGCAACGCCCCAATTGGACAAGCTTTTGATTGATGTTACAAAGAAG GTGAAGGATCCAGATCTTGGAGATGGGACCGTTTATCATACATGGGAAAGAACGGATGGAGGCATCAAT ATAGAGAGGCTTGCCAGAGCTGATTCGGATTTTTCTGCATTTCTGCACTATGCAGGGATCCCTTCCGCTGACTTCTACTATGGTAAAG AATTCCCAGGCTACCATACTGCTTTGGACTCATACAGCTGGATGGAAAATCAAGGGGATCCTATGTTTCATCGTCATGTGGCAG TTGCCGAAATATTGGGACTTCTTACCCTTCGATTAGCTGATGACCCAGTCCTGCCTTTTGATTATGTATCTTATGCTGCTCAATTGCAG GAACATGCAAATGCATTGAGTACCTTGCTTGATGATGGCCCTTCTCTAGAGCCAATATATTCGGCCATTCAAGAATTCTCTCATGCAGCTAATGAAGCTCTAAAGGAGGGAGAG AAGCTGCAGCTGCAAGAAAAGGGAGAGAATTTCTCTATTCTTTGGAGACGAGCTTTCAATGATCGCCTCATGCTTGTGGAAAGAAGCTTCCTTGAAGCGGAAGGTCTTAAGGGGAGATGGTGGTTTAAGCATTTG TTGTACTCGCCTCCCGAGGACTACGAAAGTCAGCTCTCGTTCTTTCCCGGCATAGCAGATGCTATTTCTCGAGCTGCAAATCAGAGTGATATGGAGCGGCAAAGGATAATTCAGCATGAGATATGGAGAGTTGCTAGAGCTATTCAACGGGCCGCGAGTGCTCTTAAAGGAGAGCTCTTTTAG
- the LOC109709614 gene encoding probable glutamate carboxypeptidase 2 isoform X2: MALPLPPKPNSRLSSLLLPLLALLCLFLLYHSTRHSPFLSRNTPPLSQTTPAALFLSLSSAAAGGGAAAANATIAGDLRALTLRPHLAGTPAAAAPAAFVLSRLRAAGLRTLTREYSPLLSYPSAAAAAELSLLSPNGSLLAALSAAEPADPAARLVRPYHAYAPSGAAAAPAVYVNRGREEDFRALERIGVRVEGCVAIARRGGGNRGGVVARAAERGAAAVLIAGDPGGGVERGAVLLGGVGDPLTPGWGAAAAAERLGPEADEVRRRFPRIPSMPVAAATAAEILRTLGGPPPPPEWATEGLGFDIAGVGPGPNLVNFTYQEDRKLAIIQNVFGLIRGREEPDRYIIIGNHRDAWTYGAVDPNSGTAVLLDIARRFGILLRSGWRPRRTIILCSWDAEEFGMIGSTEWVEENLGNLHSKAVVYLNVDCAVQGPGFFAGATPQLDKLLIDVTKKVKDPDLGDGTVYHTWERTDGGINIERLARADSDFSAFLHYAGIPSADFYYGKEFPGYHTALDSYSWMENQGDPMFHRHVAVAEILGLLTLRLADDPVLPFDYVSYAAQLQEHANALSTLLDDGPSLEPIYSAIQEFSHAANEALKEGELQEKGENFSILWRRAFNDRLMLVERSFLEAEGLKGRWWFKHLLYSPPEDYESQLSFFPGIADAISRAANQSDMERQRIIQHEIWRVARAIQRAASALKGELF, from the exons ATGGCCCTCCCCCTCCCACCCAAACCAAACTCTCGTCTCTcgtctctcctcctccccctcctcgccctcctctGCCTCTTCCTCCTCTACCACTCTACACGTCACTCCCCTTTCCTTTCCCGTAATACCCCTCCCCTTTCCCAAACTACCCCCGCCGCcctattcctctctctctcctccgccgccgccggaggaggGGCCGCCGCGGCGAACGCCACCATCGCCGGCGATCTCCGCGCCCTCACCCTCCGCCCCCACCTCGCCGGaacccccgccgccgccgcccccgccgcgtTCGTCCTCTCCCGCCTCCGCGCCGCGGGGCTCCGAACCCTAACCCGGGAGTACTCCCCGCTCCTCTCTTACCCCTCCGCAGCCGCCGCGGCGGAGCTCTCCCTCCTCAGCCCCAACGGCTCCCTCCTCGCCGCGCTCTCCGCCGCCGAGCCCGCCGACCCCGCGGCGCGCCTCGTGCGGCCCTACCATGCCTACGCCccctccggcgccgccgcggccccCGCGGTCTACGTGAACCGCGGCCGCGAGGAGGATTTCCGGGCGCTGGAGCGGATCGGGGTGCGCGTCGAGGGCTGCGTGGCGATCGCGCGCCGCGGCGGGGGGAACCGCGGCGGCGTGGtggcgagggcggcggagaggggggcggcggcggtgctcaTCGCCGGAGACCCCGGGGGAGGGGTGGAGAGGGGGGCGGTGTTGCTCGGCGGCGTCGGGGATCCGCTCACCCCCGGGtggggcgccgccgccgcagccgagaGGCTGGGGCCGGAGGCGGACGAGGTGAGGCGGCGGTTCCCTAGGATTCCGTCCATGCCGGTGGCCGCCGCCACAGCAGCGGAGATCCTGAGGACGCTCGGTGGGCCGCCGCCCCCTCCGGAGTGGGCTACGGAGGGCCTCGGGTTCGACATCGCCGGGGTGGGGCCTGGGCCCAATTTGGTCAACTTCACCTATCAG GAAGACAGAAAATTGGCAATAATACAAAATGTCTTCGGTCTCATAAGAGGACGAGAAGAGCCCGACCGTTACATCATCATTGGTAATCATAGAGATGCATGGACGTATGGTGCAGTCGATCCCAATAGTGGAACGGCCGTCCTTCTTGATATTGCTCGACGTTTTGGTATATTATTGCGATCAGGTTGGAGACCTCGAAGGACCATCATTTTATGTAGCTGGGATGCAGAGGAGTTTGGAATG ATAGGATCTACAGAGTGGGTTGAGGAGAACCTTGGAAATTTGCATTCCAAAGCTGTGGTTTATCTGAATGTTGATTGTGCCGTACAAGGGCCTGGATTTTTCGCTGGTGCAACGCCCCAATTGGACAAGCTTTTGATTGATGTTACAAAGAAG GTGAAGGATCCAGATCTTGGAGATGGGACCGTTTATCATACATGGGAAAGAACGGATGGAGGCATCAAT ATAGAGAGGCTTGCCAGAGCTGATTCGGATTTTTCTGCATTTCTGCACTATGCAGGGATCCCTTCCGCTGACTTCTACTATGGTAAAG AATTCCCAGGCTACCATACTGCTTTGGACTCATACAGCTGGATGGAAAATCAAGGGGATCCTATGTTTCATCGTCATGTGGCAG TTGCCGAAATATTGGGACTTCTTACCCTTCGATTAGCTGATGACCCAGTCCTGCCTTTTGATTATGTATCTTATGCTGCTCAATTGCAG GAACATGCAAATGCATTGAGTACCTTGCTTGATGATGGCCCTTCTCTAGAGCCAATATATTCGGCCATTCAAGAATTCTCTCATGCAGCTAATGAAGCTCTAAAGGAGGGAGAG CTGCAAGAAAAGGGAGAGAATTTCTCTATTCTTTGGAGACGAGCTTTCAATGATCGCCTCATGCTTGTGGAAAGAAGCTTCCTTGAAGCGGAAGGTCTTAAGGGGAGATGGTGGTTTAAGCATTTG TTGTACTCGCCTCCCGAGGACTACGAAAGTCAGCTCTCGTTCTTTCCCGGCATAGCAGATGCTATTTCTCGAGCTGCAAATCAGAGTGATATGGAGCGGCAAAGGATAATTCAGCATGAGATATGGAGAGTTGCTAGAGCTATTCAACGGGCCGCGAGTGCTCTTAAAGGAGAGCTCTTTTAG